Proteins found in one Streptomyces sp. CB09001 genomic segment:
- a CDS encoding GNAT family protein, which yields MAGVPLTEYFVTDGARWLWRFRLDQMAADPDHSRWMVRQAVVGDKDLVVGHAGFHGPPDEVGMVEIGYSVAPDFRRQGYARSILTELLRRAAAEPAVTTVRAAVSPDNVASLATISGFGFVEVGEQWDEEDGLELVFEAPA from the coding sequence ATGGCCGGGGTTCCGCTGACCGAGTACTTCGTGACCGACGGAGCACGGTGGCTGTGGCGGTTCCGGCTCGACCAGATGGCCGCCGATCCCGACCACTCGCGGTGGATGGTGCGGCAGGCGGTCGTCGGCGACAAGGACCTCGTCGTGGGACATGCCGGGTTCCACGGACCTCCTGATGAGGTCGGCATGGTCGAGATCGGCTACTCCGTCGCTCCCGACTTCCGTCGCCAGGGATACGCCCGATCCATACTGACCGAGTTGCTTCGCCGGGCAGCAGCCGAACCCGCGGTCACGACCGTACGAGCGGCGGTCAGCCCCGACAACGTGGCGTCCCTGGCCACGATCTCGGGCTTCGGCTTCGTCGAGGTCGGCGAGCAGTGGGACGAAGAGGACGGTCTCGAACTCGTCTTTGAGGCCCCCGCCTGA